In Streptomyces sp. DG2A-72, one genomic interval encodes:
- a CDS encoding histidine phosphatase family protein: MGDLLLVRHGETEWSVSGRHTSWTDLPLTGHGEEEAKSLAPLLSHRTFSLALSSPLHRAIHTAELAGLSDVVPDEDLHEWDYGAYEGVATVDIHRTRPDWYLWTDGVPPGPAGHPGESPAEVGARADRVLSRVDDALVGGDVILVAHAHFLRVLTARRLGLSPAEGRLFQLATGTVSRLSTEHGRPVVAEWNVRP, translated from the coding sequence GTGGGAGATCTCCTGCTGGTCCGCCACGGTGAGACGGAGTGGAGCGTGTCGGGCCGGCACACCAGCTGGACCGACCTGCCCCTCACCGGGCACGGCGAGGAAGAGGCCAAGTCTCTCGCCCCGCTCCTCTCGCACCGGACCTTCTCCCTGGCGCTGTCCAGCCCGCTGCACCGTGCGATCCACACCGCCGAACTGGCGGGCCTGTCCGACGTCGTGCCCGACGAGGATCTGCACGAGTGGGACTACGGCGCGTACGAGGGCGTCGCCACCGTCGACATACACCGCACCCGCCCCGACTGGTACCTGTGGACGGACGGCGTGCCACCGGGCCCGGCCGGGCATCCCGGCGAGTCACCGGCCGAGGTCGGCGCTCGCGCGGACCGCGTGCTGTCCCGGGTCGACGACGCGCTCGTCGGCGGAGACGTGATCCTCGTGGCCCACGCCCACTTCCTCCGGGTCCTGACCGCACGGCGGCTGGGGCTTTCGCCCGCGGAGGGACGGCTGTTCCAGCTGGCGACGGGAACGGTGAGCCGGCTGTCCACGGAGCACGGTCGGCCGGTCGTCGCCGAATGGAACGTACGGCCGTAA
- the gnd gene encoding phosphogluconate dehydrogenase (NAD(+)-dependent, decarboxylating): protein MQLGLIGLGKMGGNMRERIRRAGHTVVGYDRNPEVSDVSSLTELVERLEAPRTIWVMVPAGAPTQSVVDELGDLLQPGDIVVDGGNSRWTDDERHAEELGAKGIGFVDAGVSGGVWGLENGYALMVGGDKEHVDRLQPVFEALKPEGPYGYVHAGKVGAGHFSKMVHNGIEYAMMQAYAEGWELLEAVDSVTDVREVFRSWQEGTVIRSWLLDLAVNALDQDEHLDKLRGYAEDSGEGRWTVEAAIDNSVPLPAITASLFARFASRQDDSPQMKMIAALRNQFGGHAVEPKE from the coding sequence ATGCAACTGGGGCTCATCGGCCTCGGCAAGATGGGCGGCAACATGCGCGAGCGGATCCGCCGCGCCGGCCACACCGTCGTCGGCTACGACCGCAACCCCGAGGTCTCCGACGTCAGCAGCCTGACCGAACTGGTCGAGCGGCTCGAAGCGCCGCGCACCATCTGGGTGATGGTCCCGGCCGGCGCCCCCACCCAGTCCGTCGTCGACGAACTCGGCGACCTCCTCCAGCCCGGCGACATCGTCGTCGACGGCGGCAACTCCCGCTGGACCGACGACGAGCGGCACGCCGAGGAACTCGGCGCCAAGGGCATCGGCTTCGTCGACGCCGGTGTCTCCGGCGGCGTGTGGGGCCTGGAGAACGGCTACGCCCTGATGGTCGGCGGCGACAAGGAGCACGTGGACCGGCTCCAGCCCGTCTTCGAGGCACTCAAGCCCGAAGGCCCGTACGGCTATGTCCACGCGGGCAAGGTGGGCGCGGGCCACTTCTCGAAGATGGTCCACAACGGCATCGAGTACGCCATGATGCAGGCCTACGCCGAGGGCTGGGAGCTGCTGGAGGCCGTCGACTCCGTGACCGACGTGCGCGAGGTCTTCCGGTCCTGGCAGGAGGGCACGGTCATCCGCTCCTGGCTGCTCGACCTCGCCGTCAACGCCCTCGACCAGGACGAGCACCTGGACAAGCTGCGCGGCTACGCGGAGGACTCCGGCGAGGGCCGCTGGACCGTGGAGGCCGCCATCGACAACTCGGTCCCGCTGCCCGCCATCACGGCCTCCCTGTTCGCGCGGTTCGCCTCGCGCCAGGACGACTCGCCGCAGATGAAGATGATCGCGGCGCTGCGCAACCAGTTCGGCGGCCACGCCGTCGAGCCGAAGGAGTAG
- the pgi gene encoding glucose-6-phosphate isomerase — protein MSDFPKPTRRPEWTALEDHRADALQRPRLRELFADDPGRAERYVVRVGDLRIDYSKHLITDETLALLQELATATEVFGLRDAMFRGDRINITEDRAVLHTALRAPRDAVIEVDGENVVPGVHAVLDKMADFANRVRSGEWTGHTGKRIKNVVNIGIGGSDLGPAMAYEALRPYTARELTFRFVSNVDGADLHEAVRDLDPAETLFIVASKTFTTIETITNAKSARSWLLAGLGGDDKAVARHFVALSTNGGKVTEFGIDPDNMFEFWDWVGGRYSYDSAIGLSLMIAIGPDRFREMLDGFRIVDEHFKNAPAEANAPLIMGLLGVWYGNFFEAESHAVLPYSHYLSKFTAYLQQLDMESNGKSVDRDGHTVGWTTGPVVWGTPGTNGQHAYYQLIHQGTRLIPADLIGFARPVGELSDELGAQHDLLMANLFAQGQALAFGKTADEVRAEGVPEEQIPHRTFLGNHPTTTILAPELTPSVLGQLVALYEHKVFVQGAIWHIDSFDQWGVELGKVLAKRVEPALTEGTDVPGLDPSTAALVAAYRELKEEN, from the coding sequence ATGTCTGACTTTCCCAAGCCGACCAGGCGACCCGAGTGGACGGCCCTGGAGGACCACCGCGCCGACGCGCTGCAACGTCCCCGGCTGCGTGAGCTGTTCGCGGACGATCCCGGGCGCGCGGAGCGGTACGTCGTACGCGTCGGCGATCTGCGCATCGACTACTCCAAGCATCTGATCACCGACGAGACGCTGGCCCTGCTCCAGGAACTCGCCACCGCCACCGAGGTGTTCGGGCTGCGCGACGCCATGTTCCGCGGTGACCGCATCAACATCACCGAGGACCGCGCCGTGCTGCACACCGCGCTGCGCGCCCCGCGGGACGCGGTGATCGAGGTCGACGGCGAGAACGTCGTCCCGGGCGTGCACGCCGTCCTCGACAAGATGGCCGACTTCGCGAACCGCGTCCGCTCGGGCGAGTGGACCGGCCACACCGGCAAGCGCATCAAGAACGTGGTCAACATCGGCATCGGCGGCTCCGACCTCGGCCCGGCGATGGCGTACGAGGCGCTGCGCCCGTACACCGCACGGGAGTTGACGTTCCGCTTCGTGTCGAACGTCGACGGCGCCGACCTGCACGAGGCCGTGCGCGACCTGGACCCCGCGGAGACGCTGTTCATCGTCGCGTCGAAGACGTTCACCACGATCGAGACGATCACCAACGCCAAGTCGGCGCGGTCCTGGCTGCTCGCCGGGCTGGGCGGCGACGACAAGGCGGTGGCCCGGCACTTCGTCGCCCTGTCGACGAACGGCGGGAAGGTCACCGAGTTCGGTATCGACCCGGACAACATGTTCGAGTTCTGGGACTGGGTCGGCGGACGGTACTCGTACGACTCGGCGATCGGGCTCTCCCTGATGATCGCCATCGGCCCGGACCGGTTCCGGGAGATGCTCGACGGCTTCCGCATCGTCGACGAGCACTTCAAGAACGCGCCCGCCGAGGCCAACGCCCCGCTGATCATGGGCCTGCTGGGCGTCTGGTACGGCAACTTCTTCGAGGCCGAGTCGCACGCGGTGCTGCCGTACAGCCACTACCTCTCCAAGTTCACCGCCTACTTGCAGCAGCTGGACATGGAGTCCAACGGCAAGTCGGTCGACCGGGACGGGCACACGGTGGGCTGGACCACCGGTCCGGTGGTGTGGGGCACGCCCGGCACCAACGGACAGCACGCCTACTACCAGCTGATCCACCAGGGCACCCGGCTGATCCCCGCCGACCTGATCGGCTTCGCCCGGCCGGTCGGCGAGCTGAGTGACGAACTGGGGGCCCAACACGACCTGTTGATGGCCAACCTGTTCGCGCAGGGACAGGCACTCGCCTTCGGCAAGACCGCCGACGAGGTCCGCGCGGAGGGCGTGCCCGAGGAGCAGATCCCGCACCGCACCTTCCTCGGCAACCACCCGACCACCACGATCCTCGCCCCCGAGCTGACCCCGTCGGTCCTCGGCCAGCTGGTCGCGCTGTACGAGCACAAGGTGTTCGTACAGGGCGCGATCTGGCACATCGACTCCTTCGACCAGTGGGGCGTCGAACTCGGCAAGGTCCTCGCCAAGCGGGTGGAGCCCGCACTGACCGAGGGCACAGACGTCCCCGGCCTCGACCCCTCCACCGCCGCCCTCGTGGCCGCCTACCGCGAACTCAAGGAAGAGAACTGA
- the opcA gene encoding glucose-6-phosphate dehydrogenase assembly protein OpcA: protein MKIDLTDTTASKINKALVQGRRAIGTPAVGMVLTMVIVTDEENAYDAIKAAEEASHEHPARTLVVIKRHARTPRDRTASHLDAEVRVGADAGTGETVVLRTYGEVSDHADSVVLPLLLPDAPVVVWWPAEAPENPAKDPLGALAQRRITDLYAVDDPLQVLETRVRSYAPGDTDLAWTRLTPWRSMLAAALDQARVEVTSAAVEAEEENPAAELLARWLEARLGVTVDRVVTAGPLVTAVRLGTANGEIVIDRPESPLATLSLPGQPSRTLALKVRTTSELIAEELRRLDADEMYAIALRGEGGSDGSGRP, encoded by the coding sequence ATGAAGATCGACCTGACCGACACCACGGCAAGCAAGATCAACAAGGCGCTGGTGCAGGGCCGCCGCGCCATCGGCACACCCGCGGTGGGCATGGTCCTGACGATGGTCATCGTCACGGACGAGGAGAACGCCTACGACGCGATCAAGGCGGCCGAGGAGGCCTCGCACGAGCACCCCGCGCGCACCCTGGTCGTCATCAAGCGGCACGCCCGCACCCCGCGCGACCGCACCGCGTCCCACCTCGACGCCGAGGTGCGGGTGGGCGCCGACGCGGGTACCGGCGAGACGGTGGTCCTGCGGACGTACGGCGAGGTGTCCGACCACGCCGACTCCGTCGTCCTGCCGCTGCTGCTGCCGGACGCGCCGGTCGTGGTGTGGTGGCCGGCGGAGGCGCCCGAGAACCCGGCGAAGGACCCGCTGGGCGCGCTGGCCCAGCGCCGGATCACCGACCTGTACGCCGTGGACGACCCGCTGCAGGTCCTGGAGACCCGGGTCCGCTCCTACGCGCCCGGTGACACCGACCTCGCCTGGACCCGGCTGACCCCGTGGCGCTCGATGCTGGCCGCTGCCCTCGACCAGGCCCGGGTGGAGGTGACCTCGGCGGCCGTGGAGGCCGAGGAGGAGAACCCGGCGGCCGAGCTGCTGGCCCGCTGGCTGGAGGCCCGCCTCGGCGTCACGGTCGACCGCGTCGTCACCGCCGGTCCACTCGTCACGGCGGTCCGCCTCGGCACCGCGAACGGCGAGATCGTCATCGACCGTCCCGAGAGCCCGCTGGCCACGCTGTCGCTGCCCGGCCAGCCCTCACGCACCCTCGCGCTGAAGGTCCGCACCACCTCCGAACTCATCGCCGAGGAGCTGCGGCGCCTCGACGCGGACGAGATGTACGCCATCGCCCTGCGTGGCGAGGGGGGGTCTGATGGATCAGGCCGGCCCTGA
- the zwf gene encoding glucose-6-phosphate dehydrogenase yields the protein MSEELTEVDRSNPLRDARDRRLPRIAGPSGLVIFGVTGDLSRKKLMPAVYDLANRGMLPPGFSLVGFARRDWEDQDFAQVVHDSVREHARTEFREEVWHQLAEGMRFIPGDFDDDQAFKQLRSAVDELDASRGTSGNYAFYLSVPPKFFPKVVQQLKKHGLANAPEGSWRRAVIEKPFGHDLTSARELNAIVHDVFEPDQVFRIDHYLGKETVQNILALRFANQMYEPIWNRSYVDHIQITMAEDIGIGGRAGYYDGIGAARDVIQNHLLQLMALTAMEEPIAFDAESLLTEKLKVLKSVRLPENLGEHTVRAQYAEGWQGGAKVPGYLQEDGIDSKSATDTYAAIKLEVDNRRWAGIPFYLRTGKRLGRRVTEIAVVFKRAPHSPFDSTATEELGQNAIVIRVQPDEGMTVRFGSKVPGTSMEIRDVSMDFAYGESFTESSPEAYERLILDVLLGDANLFPRHQEVEESWKILDPIEKYWANHGRPAQYASGSWGPEEADEMLARDGRSWRRP from the coding sequence ATGAGCGAGGAACTGACCGAGGTCGACCGGTCCAACCCGCTGCGTGATGCCCGTGACCGCCGGCTCCCGCGGATCGCGGGCCCGTCCGGGCTCGTCATCTTCGGCGTCACCGGCGACCTGTCCCGCAAGAAGCTGATGCCGGCGGTGTACGACCTCGCCAACCGCGGGATGCTCCCGCCGGGCTTCTCCCTCGTCGGCTTCGCCCGGCGGGACTGGGAGGACCAGGACTTCGCGCAGGTCGTGCACGACTCGGTCCGCGAGCATGCGCGTACGGAGTTCCGCGAGGAGGTCTGGCATCAGCTCGCCGAGGGCATGCGGTTCATCCCCGGCGACTTCGACGACGACCAGGCGTTCAAGCAACTCCGTTCCGCAGTCGACGAGTTGGACGCCTCGCGGGGCACCAGTGGCAACTACGCCTTCTATCTCTCCGTACCGCCGAAGTTCTTCCCGAAGGTCGTCCAGCAGCTGAAGAAGCACGGTCTGGCGAACGCGCCCGAGGGCTCGTGGCGGCGCGCGGTGATCGAGAAGCCGTTCGGCCACGACCTCACCAGCGCCCGTGAGCTGAACGCGATCGTGCACGACGTGTTCGAGCCGGACCAGGTCTTCCGCATCGACCACTACCTCGGCAAGGAGACCGTCCAGAACATCCTGGCGCTCCGTTTCGCCAACCAGATGTACGAGCCGATCTGGAACCGGTCGTACGTGGACCACATCCAGATCACGATGGCCGAGGACATCGGTATCGGGGGGCGAGCCGGTTACTACGACGGCATCGGCGCCGCCCGAGACGTCATCCAGAACCACCTGCTGCAGCTGATGGCGCTCACCGCGATGGAGGAGCCCATCGCGTTCGACGCGGAGTCGCTGCTGACCGAGAAGCTGAAGGTCCTGAAGTCCGTGCGGCTGCCGGAGAACCTGGGCGAGCACACGGTCCGCGCCCAGTACGCGGAGGGCTGGCAGGGCGGCGCGAAGGTGCCCGGGTACCTCCAGGAGGACGGCATCGACTCCAAGTCGGCGACCGACACCTATGCGGCGATCAAGCTGGAGGTCGACAACCGGCGCTGGGCGGGTATCCCCTTCTATCTGCGCACCGGCAAGCGGCTGGGCCGCCGCGTCACCGAGATCGCGGTCGTCTTCAAGCGGGCACCCCACTCGCCGTTCGACTCGACGGCGACCGAGGAACTCGGCCAGAACGCGATCGTCATCCGTGTCCAGCCCGACGAGGGCATGACGGTCCGGTTCGGGTCGAAGGTGCCGGGCACCTCGATGGAGATCCGGGACGTGTCGATGGACTTCGCGTACGGCGAATCGTTCACGGAGTCCAGTCCGGAGGCGTACGAGCGGCTCATCCTCGACGTCCTTCTGGGCGACGCCAACCTGTTCCCCCGTCACCAGGAAGTGGAAGAGTCCTGGAAGATCCTCGATCCGATCGAGAAGTACTGGGCGAACCACGGCAGGCCCGCGCAGTACGCCTCGGGCAGCTGGGGACCCGAGGAAGCCGACGAGATGCTCGCACGAGACGGACGGAGCTGGCGCAGGCCATGA